In Oryzias melastigma strain HK-1 linkage group LG18, ASM292280v2, whole genome shotgun sequence, one DNA window encodes the following:
- the zgc:77880 gene encoding zf-DHHC domain-containing protein: MAFLRCKRDPCGVICLILTYFSVFYADYVVIQYVLIPTYSDSVWCTLHGSFFNLILLLLLACHSKAVFSDPGMVPLPETAIDFSDLRSQSTRINERGCEGWTVCSRCETYRPPRAHHCRVCQRCIRRMDHHCPWINNCVGELNQKYFIQFLFYTGMASLYSMVLVVWAWVWRIRNEREGGAEKEGEETPSKHLIVAHYIILLVESVLFGVFVMVIFYDQLVSIITDETPIEQMKNRLMIKDRNSSSSSSLSSPQSHHPPHTRKPKLALLREVFGRGSVFCWLLPLHHSPPSVGGISYSALPNYDV; the protein is encoded by the exons ATGGCGTTCCTGCGGTGTAAACGGGACCCGTGCGGCGTAATTTGCcttattttaacttatttcagCGTGTTTTACGCAGACTACGTGGTGATCCAGTATGTCCTCATCCCCACCTACTCCGACAG CGTGTGGTGCACCCTCCACGGCTCCTTCTTTAACCtgattctgctgctgctgctggcctgCCACTCCAAAGCCGTCTTCTCAGATCCCG GCATGGTGCCTCTGCCTGAAACGGCCATCGACTTCTCGGACCTGCGCTCCCAGTCGACTCGGATCAATGAGCGG GGCTGTGAGGGCTGGACGGTCTGCAGCCGCTGTGAAACCTACAGACCTCCCAGAGCGCACCACTGCCGCGTCTGCCAGAGGTGCATCCGCCGCATGGACCATCACTGCCCCTG gATCAATAATTGTGTCGGGGAACTAAACCAGAAGTATTTCATCCAGTTCCTTTTCTACACTG GCATGGCCAGCCTGTACTCCATGGTGCTGGTGGTTTGGGCGTGGGTGTGGAGGATACGCAACGAGAGAGAAGGCGGTGCAGAAAAAGAAGGAGAGGAGACGCCCAGCAAACACCTGATAGT AGCTCATTACATCATCCTCCTGGTGGAGTCCGTGTTGTTCGGAGTCTTCGTCATGGTCATCTTCTACGATCAG CTGGTCTCCATCATCACCGACGAGACTCCCATAGAGCAGATGAAGAACAGGTTGATGATCAAGGACAGGaactcttcatcttcatcctccctGTCCTCGCCGCAGTCCCACCACCCCCCACACACCCGCAAACCCAAACTGGCGCTCCTGCGGGAGGTCTTCGGTCGAG GTTCAGTTTTCTGCTGGCTGCTTCCGCTCCACCACAGCCCTCCGTCTGTTGGAGGAATCAGCTACTCCGCCCTGCCCAACTACGACGTCTGA